The following coding sequences lie in one Thalassoglobus polymorphus genomic window:
- a CDS encoding sigma-54-dependent Fis family transcriptional regulator: MKVSVSKIWLISFLAIFAVIYGLIVLWFVPTQPMVPIGCLIGTHDDLASGETGLLIRDNSALSDAAVVGSTPEVGDRVVELAGHPIYSFTDWIRAHRKLRKLEIGSGGTLEFGIDPTEDPNLGNLSAVEYPDHSRFVRVYFRRPGETEALVCFLPLIPQPASGVSMTLVWYVLQLFVVVIGGVAYWNRPFDQPVRTFFALSAVTLLAFVGGSHWWVISASPFLVIVFAVSGALLPAVLLHFLMVYPFPSPVYRQARVLTLFSVYALPICGAVSITVLTSVTWWLTQDQGVGPFAVTLERNASLLAAHLLPVLHVAIYSVLGLSVLYFAVCVQRLARSYQVARNPLEKNQVKWILWAALFAVLPIGYTFYLAIFDHVRFALGAARLPMFLASLAFMLAYGIGIARYKLMLIDQIVSRGVWYYGSSIALALVFSALISVGAVNALHQDLSIFGQTIPLILVFMTSILVLSWFRDTIQRTLDRNFFSEKYQLDKALQRMNRVVSDVLEPEAVSASLLDSCREVLQVDEAALYLRRKDLSEYRMLMSSGHTNFPIQFTMSSEATESLTEHRVLQRVPQGTSPSQQLIRTLKAEVIHGLEIQEQLGGILVLGAKPNHASYSAEDVAFVIAMARITAIALHCATVQQDVSRLNQDLQLKSEKILDQERMLSSLHNELAALSETPVPRTQEEPFVRSGILGKSLAMQQVLETVRKVASSSSSVLIRGESGTGKELLAKAVHENSARRTGPMVSVHCAALSSTLLESELFGHVKGAFTDAREDKIGRFQMANGGTLFLDEIGDISLEVQVKLLRVLQERTFEPVGSDQTVAVDVRLVAATHQNLEQLIAEGKFREDLFYRLNVISMTLPPLRERKDDIFDLALKFLKTSSEKANKQVFRIQDDAFNILQNYNWPGNIRELQNVIERAVVLADGNAVRLEDIPEELIHPQQIVPRSQAPQAANSPGSAQVSVARKTVLTKEDEEQRLRSALESCSGNKAEAARLLGMPRSTFFSKLKKFGI, translated from the coding sequence ATGAAAGTATCAGTCTCGAAAATCTGGTTGATTTCATTCCTTGCGATCTTCGCAGTGATTTATGGACTCATTGTTCTCTGGTTCGTTCCGACTCAGCCAATGGTTCCAATCGGCTGTCTAATTGGTACACACGACGATTTGGCATCTGGTGAAACAGGATTATTGATTCGAGACAACTCAGCATTATCTGACGCCGCTGTCGTTGGAAGTACCCCGGAAGTTGGAGACCGGGTCGTTGAACTCGCCGGGCATCCCATTTATTCGTTCACGGACTGGATTCGCGCACATCGTAAGTTGAGAAAACTGGAGATTGGATCAGGAGGAACTCTGGAATTTGGAATCGATCCGACGGAAGACCCTAATCTAGGAAACCTCTCAGCAGTCGAGTACCCGGATCATTCGAGATTTGTGCGGGTCTATTTTCGTCGTCCCGGCGAAACGGAAGCACTCGTTTGTTTTCTCCCTCTCATTCCTCAGCCAGCCTCGGGAGTCTCAATGACTCTTGTCTGGTATGTCCTTCAACTCTTCGTTGTTGTCATCGGAGGGGTTGCCTACTGGAATCGCCCATTTGACCAACCTGTGCGGACTTTCTTCGCCCTTTCTGCAGTCACACTTCTCGCATTTGTTGGGGGAAGTCACTGGTGGGTGATCTCGGCGAGCCCGTTTCTAGTGATCGTTTTCGCGGTTTCGGGGGCTCTGCTGCCTGCAGTCTTATTGCACTTCTTAATGGTTTATCCGTTTCCGTCACCGGTGTACCGACAAGCACGAGTGCTGACACTCTTTTCGGTTTACGCCCTCCCTATCTGCGGAGCGGTCTCAATCACGGTGCTGACCTCAGTCACGTGGTGGTTGACACAAGACCAAGGTGTCGGCCCATTTGCCGTCACTCTTGAACGAAATGCGAGCTTGCTCGCTGCTCACCTGCTCCCTGTTCTACACGTTGCAATTTATTCCGTACTGGGGCTCTCTGTGCTCTATTTTGCCGTATGTGTCCAACGACTCGCACGCAGTTATCAAGTTGCCCGAAACCCTTTGGAAAAAAATCAGGTCAAATGGATTCTGTGGGCGGCTTTGTTCGCAGTCCTTCCGATCGGGTACACGTTTTACCTGGCAATTTTCGATCATGTTCGCTTCGCACTTGGAGCTGCAAGACTGCCGATGTTCTTGGCAAGCCTCGCATTCATGCTGGCCTACGGAATTGGGATTGCGCGCTACAAGCTGATGCTGATCGACCAAATTGTGAGCCGAGGGGTCTGGTACTACGGAAGCAGCATCGCTTTGGCGCTTGTATTCAGTGCACTCATTTCGGTTGGAGCGGTGAACGCACTGCATCAGGATTTATCAATCTTCGGGCAAACGATTCCGCTTATCCTGGTCTTCATGACTTCGATCCTCGTGCTGAGTTGGTTTCGAGATACGATACAGCGAACGCTGGACCGCAACTTTTTCAGTGAGAAATACCAACTCGACAAAGCGCTTCAGCGAATGAACCGAGTGGTCTCAGATGTGCTTGAACCGGAAGCTGTTTCCGCGAGCTTGTTGGATTCTTGCCGGGAAGTGCTCCAGGTTGATGAGGCAGCTTTGTATCTGCGCCGCAAGGATCTTTCTGAGTACCGGATGCTGATGTCCTCGGGGCATACCAATTTTCCAATTCAATTTACAATGTCTTCCGAAGCGACAGAGAGTCTCACTGAACACCGCGTGTTGCAGCGAGTGCCGCAAGGCACAAGCCCTTCACAACAGTTGATTCGAACGCTTAAAGCGGAAGTGATTCACGGACTTGAAATCCAGGAACAGCTGGGGGGGATTCTGGTCCTCGGGGCAAAACCCAACCATGCTAGCTACTCTGCTGAAGATGTTGCGTTTGTCATTGCAATGGCCCGCATCACTGCAATTGCCTTGCACTGCGCGACGGTGCAACAGGATGTTTCTCGGCTGAATCAGGACCTCCAGCTGAAGTCAGAGAAGATTCTGGATCAGGAGCGAATGTTGTCGTCGCTTCACAACGAACTCGCAGCACTCTCAGAAACGCCAGTCCCCCGCACGCAGGAAGAACCATTTGTTCGCTCAGGAATCCTTGGGAAAAGCCTCGCGATGCAACAAGTCCTGGAAACGGTACGAAAAGTTGCATCGAGCAGCTCTTCAGTTTTGATTCGTGGTGAAAGCGGGACCGGCAAGGAACTCTTGGCGAAAGCCGTCCATGAAAACAGTGCCCGACGTACCGGGCCAATGGTCTCCGTCCATTGTGCCGCACTCTCTTCGACTCTTCTCGAAAGTGAATTATTTGGACATGTGAAAGGAGCCTTCACCGATGCTCGTGAAGACAAAATTGGACGCTTCCAAATGGCTAATGGAGGAACGCTGTTCCTCGACGAAATCGGCGACATTTCGTTAGAGGTGCAAGTGAAACTATTACGCGTCCTTCAGGAACGCACATTCGAACCTGTTGGCAGCGACCAGACCGTCGCTGTGGATGTCCGACTTGTGGCTGCCACTCACCAAAACCTCGAACAACTCATCGCCGAAGGAAAATTTCGGGAAGACCTCTTTTATCGACTCAATGTCATCAGCATGACTCTCCCGCCGCTTCGTGAGAGAAAGGACGACATCTTTGATTTAGCTCTGAAATTCCTGAAGACCTCTTCGGAGAAGGCAAACAAACAGGTGTTCCGAATTCAAGATGATGCATTCAACATTCTGCAGAATTACAACTGGCCGGGAAATATCCGCGAGCTACAAAATGTGATCGAACGAGCTGTTGTCCTCGCCGATGGTAATGCTGTCCGCTTAGAAGATATCCCAGAGGAGTTAATCCACCCTCAGCAAATTGTTCCGCGAAGTCAGGCCCCGCAAGCTGCCAACTCGCCAGGCTCTGCACAAGTTTCTGTCGCCAGAAAAACGGTTCTCACCAAAGAAGATGAAGAGCAGAGGCTCCGGTCGGCTCTCGAGAGTTGCTCTGGAAACAAAGCTGAGGCGGCCCGCCTTTTAGGAATGCCTCGCAGTACGTTCTTCAGCAAGCTCAAAAAATTCGGAATCTGA
- a CDS encoding outer membrane protein assembly factor BamB family protein — translation MKTWLWAVFTICSLGHPLFGEELAQDWKQWRGPHRNGTVEASFRFTAQSRIETVWEANVGTGFSSPVVSAKQLVAMGNVDDYDIVTALDAQTGEKIWDFTYESPLDPNLFEGGPTSTPAISGEKVVCLGRQGLVHCLSLKTGELLWKYDIVKSLGYNIPTWGFAGSPLLLDGHVFLNAGSHGICLNLKDGELVWASSNDEEAGYSSPLQLLGEQSNKLLLMNAKSLNAVDAKDGDLLWSQRWITRYGINAADPLLVSDDSVLVSSGYGKGTGLVQFTSGEAELLWRTRAVRTQMSPGVLVKKAVYAIDGDEGDSPQLVCFSPMTGDVFWSQEEFGTGTLIAANDQILVLDGLGELTVFEANTKEFQPILNKKLTSGKCWTPVVLVGNRIYSRNAAGTVVCSVVQ, via the coding sequence ATGAAGACTTGGCTTTGGGCAGTTTTTACGATTTGCTCGCTAGGACATCCTCTGTTTGGCGAAGAGTTGGCTCAAGATTGGAAGCAATGGCGTGGCCCTCATCGAAACGGAACGGTGGAGGCCAGTTTCCGTTTCACAGCACAAAGTCGAATTGAGACGGTCTGGGAAGCAAATGTTGGGACCGGTTTTTCGTCTCCTGTCGTCTCGGCGAAACAACTTGTCGCAATGGGGAATGTTGATGACTACGATATCGTCACCGCTCTCGACGCTCAAACGGGCGAGAAAATTTGGGATTTCACATACGAATCACCCCTCGATCCCAACTTATTTGAAGGAGGGCCAACATCGACTCCGGCGATTAGCGGGGAGAAGGTCGTCTGTCTGGGGCGTCAGGGGCTTGTCCATTGTTTGTCTCTCAAGACTGGTGAACTGCTTTGGAAGTACGACATCGTCAAATCGCTGGGATACAACATTCCAACCTGGGGATTCGCCGGGTCACCGCTACTTTTGGATGGACATGTTTTTCTAAACGCAGGCAGTCACGGCATTTGTCTGAATCTCAAGGATGGAGAGCTTGTTTGGGCCTCTTCAAATGACGAGGAGGCTGGTTACTCATCTCCATTGCAACTTTTGGGCGAGCAGAGCAATAAGCTTCTCTTGATGAATGCAAAATCGTTAAACGCGGTCGACGCCAAGGATGGTGATTTACTTTGGTCGCAACGTTGGATCACTCGTTATGGCATTAACGCTGCCGACCCGCTGCTTGTCTCAGACGACAGCGTTCTTGTTTCATCTGGCTACGGTAAGGGGACCGGACTGGTTCAATTCACCTCTGGGGAAGCTGAACTCCTGTGGAGAACTCGCGCCGTTCGAACTCAAATGAGCCCCGGAGTGCTTGTCAAAAAAGCTGTCTACGCCATTGATGGAGACGAGGGTGATTCGCCGCAACTCGTCTGCTTCTCTCCGATGACAGGAGATGTTTTTTGGTCACAGGAAGAGTTTGGAACAGGAACGTTGATTGCTGCCAACGATCAAATTCTTGTTCTTGATGGATTGGGAGAACTGACGGTTTTCGAAGCGAATACCAAAGAGTTTCAGCCGATTTTGAACAAGAAGTTGACCTCAGGGAAATGCTGGACTCCAGTTGTCCTTGTCGGGAATCGAATCTATTCCAGAAATGCAGCTGGTACGGTTGTCTGCTCGGTTGTACAGTAA
- a CDS encoding RNA polymerase sigma factor encodes MKAKSSLSSEFEALVEQGSQSSDARLVEESKKGDRDAFGELVQRYERRLRRVIGRFINDADIIDDLAQETFLRVYEKLDQFDPSRRFSPWLFQIGVNLTLDYHRKCKRRIWAVLFTDRSADRWIEAPEADPRPVQNLQLAVRATINLIPEKYRTVLVLRDMENFSTSEIAAILDRKEATIRWRLAEARNRFQELWEKRQRNE; translated from the coding sequence ATGAAGGCGAAGTCGTCACTCTCCTCCGAGTTTGAAGCTCTGGTCGAACAGGGGTCGCAGTCGAGCGATGCTCGTTTGGTTGAGGAATCCAAGAAGGGGGATCGTGATGCGTTCGGAGAGTTGGTCCAAAGATATGAGCGCCGTTTGCGCCGGGTGATTGGCCGATTTATCAATGATGCTGACATCATCGACGACTTGGCACAGGAAACATTTCTACGAGTTTACGAGAAACTCGACCAATTCGATCCCTCCAGAAGGTTTTCGCCCTGGTTATTTCAAATCGGGGTGAATTTGACTCTCGATTATCATCGAAAGTGTAAGCGGCGAATCTGGGCAGTTCTGTTCACTGATCGAAGTGCAGACCGTTGGATCGAAGCGCCAGAGGCAGACCCTCGGCCGGTTCAGAATTTGCAGTTAGCGGTCCGGGCGACTATCAACTTGATTCCGGAAAAGTATCGAACAGTCCTAGTCCTTCGAGATATGGAAAATTTCTCGACATCAGAAATTGCAGCCATTCTTGATCGCAAGGAAGCCACAATTCGCTGGAGGCTCGCAGAAGCGAGGAATCGATTCCAGGAGCTCTGGGAAAAACGACAGCGAAACGAATGA
- a CDS encoding anti-sigma factor: MNCRDSKVAIALHLGHDEADPSDWEQARRHAATCDDCRQHYKRLKKSMSVLEQADDEATYEVQESLWPQLESRLSSMPGQKREHKPRSWTPFVSFTIACMLFLMVWANPPQERHPGNLQNQNSKGMSAPFTELFHPHPRDADSEKHRESPKPVREENL; the protein is encoded by the coding sequence ATGAACTGTCGCGACTCAAAAGTGGCAATCGCTCTGCACCTTGGGCATGACGAGGCTGACCCATCTGATTGGGAACAGGCTCGGCGTCACGCTGCAACCTGCGATGACTGTCGTCAGCACTACAAACGACTGAAAAAGTCGATGAGTGTGCTTGAACAGGCTGATGATGAAGCTACGTATGAGGTTCAGGAAAGCCTGTGGCCGCAATTGGAATCACGCTTGTCATCGATGCCGGGGCAAAAACGCGAACACAAACCTCGCTCATGGACGCCGTTTGTCTCCTTCACAATTGCCTGCATGCTCTTCTTGATGGTGTGGGCCAATCCGCCCCAAGAGCGACATCCCGGAAATCTCCAGAATCAGAATAGTAAAGGGATGAGTGCTCCCTTTACCGAACTCTTCCATCCTCATCCACGTGATGCTGACTCGGAGAAACATCGGGAATCTCCAAAACCAGTGCGGGAGGAGAATCTCTGA
- a CDS encoding glutamate-5-semialdehyde dehydrogenase, translating to MNELETYTRSVAKQAKEASRKLAVATGNQKNEWLRLSASRLREQTSQIITENQKDLAKAPDYGQTEAQIDRLRLTEERIEGIAKALEEVAVLQDPIGDVIGSQARPNGLMVTQVRVPLGVVFFIYESRPNVTADAAALCVKSGNAVILRGGKEAFHSNIAIYKLLKSTLIEQGLPEHAVQLVETTDRDAVGHFLTMNDQIDVTIPRGGKSLIERVASEATMPVIKHFDGVCHVYVDESADLEMATKILINSKCHRPGVCNATESFLVHSAIADKFLPMAGAALVEQGVEVRGDKKVCEKIPSAIQATDEDYRTEYLALTISAKVVENIDDAISHINEYGSHHTDAIVTTNLNASRQFTAEVDSAAVIVNASTRFNDGGEFGLGAEIGISTDKFHARGPCGLKELTSYKYIAHGNGQIR from the coding sequence ATGAACGAGTTAGAAACATACACCCGAAGTGTCGCAAAACAGGCCAAAGAGGCTTCCCGAAAACTGGCTGTCGCAACTGGTAATCAGAAAAATGAATGGCTGCGACTTTCTGCCTCGCGACTCAGGGAACAAACTTCTCAAATAATCACTGAGAATCAAAAAGACTTAGCGAAAGCCCCCGATTACGGCCAAACGGAAGCCCAAATTGATCGGCTGCGTTTAACCGAAGAGCGCATTGAAGGGATAGCGAAGGCGCTCGAGGAAGTTGCCGTTCTCCAAGACCCGATCGGTGATGTGATCGGCAGCCAAGCTCGCCCGAATGGGCTCATGGTCACACAGGTCCGTGTGCCGTTAGGCGTCGTTTTCTTCATTTATGAGTCTCGCCCCAACGTAACTGCCGACGCGGCTGCACTGTGCGTGAAGAGTGGAAACGCCGTCATCCTTCGAGGTGGCAAAGAGGCATTTCACAGCAACATTGCCATCTACAAGCTGCTGAAATCAACGCTCATAGAGCAAGGCCTCCCAGAGCATGCCGTGCAACTTGTCGAAACAACCGATCGCGACGCTGTCGGTCATTTCCTGACGATGAACGACCAGATTGACGTCACGATTCCTCGGGGCGGCAAGTCACTGATTGAGCGTGTTGCCAGTGAAGCAACAATGCCGGTCATCAAACACTTTGACGGAGTCTGTCACGTCTACGTCGACGAATCTGCTGACTTGGAGATGGCAACAAAGATTCTGATCAACAGTAAGTGCCATCGCCCCGGAGTCTGCAACGCAACCGAATCTTTCCTGGTTCATTCTGCGATTGCCGATAAGTTTTTGCCAATGGCAGGAGCAGCCTTGGTCGAGCAGGGGGTTGAAGTCCGTGGTGACAAAAAAGTTTGCGAGAAAATCCCCTCAGCGATCCAGGCGACTGATGAAGACTACCGCACAGAATATCTCGCTTTGACGATCTCTGCGAAGGTTGTTGAAAACATCGACGATGCGATTTCTCATATCAACGAATATGGTTCGCACCACACAGATGCGATCGTCACAACAAACTTGAATGCATCGCGGCAATTCACAGCTGAGGTTGACTCCGCCGCTGTGATCGTAAATGCCAGCACGAGATTCAACGACGGTGGGGAATTTGGACTGGGAGCAGAAATCGGAATCAGCACCGACAAATTCCACGCCAGAGGCCCGTGCGGCCTCAAGGAATTGACCAGCTACAAATACATCGCACACGGTAACGGACAGATCAGATAG
- a CDS encoding phytanoyl-CoA dioxygenase family protein has translation MESCGTPPQRGKGFRSMNLAPKLRPLWQRMIIVPALGMLLVYKALHLPSSILPRDIRSIVTNWHYAQFWMLIKSGLTRTYIDEPCKFRMPEKVAAKAEVAPEFQFTEEQLRSFYENGFIGPIDAFSPEEMKEFRNEMLAVEDEVSPTYGFKTPRDPHFDMPKIWEYMKSPAITERVAQLLGPDLLVWRSQHFYKGPGAASIQWHQASTFMVEDYLDPAIFPKNLDEMYQLTVWVAVDDSTYENGCIEFIKGSHEQIRTIKFGGEEGFYKANFTLEHDYPEDRVVKVPVKAGQFIIFTERCIHGSGPNTTDRHRLAFNMRVIPTDVAVYTDKEKYRSVYNGGKYSLKNWGVSLLRGEDKHQLSRVRQPAELQPVEQRKVA, from the coding sequence ATGGAATCATGTGGAACACCACCACAACGAGGAAAAGGTTTCCGATCGATGAACTTGGCTCCGAAACTCCGTCCGCTTTGGCAACGAATGATTATTGTCCCTGCTTTAGGGATGCTGCTGGTCTATAAAGCACTACATCTTCCGAGTTCAATTCTTCCTAGAGATATCCGGTCGATCGTCACGAATTGGCACTACGCTCAATTCTGGATGTTGATCAAATCCGGGCTCACTCGGACTTATATTGACGAGCCATGCAAGTTCCGGATGCCAGAAAAAGTCGCGGCGAAAGCGGAAGTTGCCCCGGAGTTTCAGTTTACCGAAGAGCAATTGCGATCGTTCTACGAGAACGGTTTTATCGGACCTATTGACGCTTTCTCTCCGGAGGAGATGAAAGAGTTTCGCAACGAAATGCTCGCTGTGGAAGACGAAGTTTCTCCGACTTACGGATTCAAGACTCCACGTGATCCGCATTTTGACATGCCGAAGATTTGGGAGTACATGAAAAGTCCAGCGATCACTGAGCGAGTTGCTCAACTCCTTGGTCCAGATTTGCTTGTTTGGAGAAGCCAGCATTTTTACAAAGGACCGGGGGCTGCGAGTATCCAGTGGCATCAGGCGAGTACCTTCATGGTGGAAGACTATCTCGACCCGGCGATTTTTCCAAAGAATCTGGATGAGATGTACCAGCTCACTGTCTGGGTTGCCGTTGATGATTCAACTTATGAAAACGGTTGCATTGAGTTCATCAAAGGATCTCATGAACAGATTCGCACGATCAAATTTGGTGGTGAAGAAGGCTTCTACAAAGCGAATTTTACGCTTGAGCATGACTATCCAGAAGATCGTGTCGTGAAGGTTCCTGTCAAAGCTGGTCAGTTCATTATCTTCACCGAACGATGCATTCATGGTTCGGGACCAAACACGACTGATCGACACCGACTTGCGTTCAATATGCGAGTGATTCCTACCGACGTTGCCGTTTATACCGACAAAGAAAAGTATCGGTCGGTCTATAATGGTGGGAAGTATTCGTTGAAGAACTGGGGCGTGTCATTGCTCCGTGGCGAAGACAAGCATCAGCTCAGCCGAGTCCGTCAGCCTGCCGAACTTCAACCGGTCGAACAGCGAAAGGTCGCATAA